In Hemiscyllium ocellatum isolate sHemOce1 chromosome 20, sHemOce1.pat.X.cur, whole genome shotgun sequence, one genomic interval encodes:
- the rnps1 gene encoding RNA-binding protein with serine-rich domain 1 isoform X1, translating into MRAPSPTKRKEHTQEKSKDRTKEKSSIKESSEKERGRDKTRKRRSASTGSSSTSSSSSSGSSSTSASSSGSSSSSASSRSGSSSSSRSSSSSTSSGSPSPSRRRHTNRRRTRSKSKSPKRDDKERKKRSPTPRPTKVHIGRLTKNVTKEHIMEIFSTYGKIKLIDMPLDRFHPHLSKGYAYVEFENPDDTEKALKHMDGGQIDGQEVTATAVLAPRPRPLPRRMTPPRRMPPPPPMWRRTPPRMRRRSRSPRRRSPVRRRSRSRSPGRRRHRSRSSSNSSR; encoded by the exons ATGAG GGCTCCGTCGCCGACCAAGCGTAAAGAACACACTCAAGAAAAATCCAAAGACAGGACCAAGGAAAAATCTAGTATCAAGGAGTCAAGTGAGAAAGAACGAGGTCGTGATAAGACCCGCAAAAGGAGAAGTGCCTCAACTGGGAGCAGCAGCACTAG ctccagctccagttcggGATCCAGTTCTACCTCTGCCTCCAGCAGTGGATCGAGCTCATCCTCTGCCTCTAGTCGCTCTGGAAGTTCTAGCAGTTCTCGTAGCTCCAGTTCCAGTACTTCCTCTGGATCTCCAAGTCCGTCCCGACGCAGGCATACCAACAGGAGGCGCACTCGTTCAAA ATCTAAATCACCAAAACGAGATgacaaggaaagaaagaaaagaagtcCAACTCCCAGGCCAACGAAAGTGCACATTGGCAGGCTGACAAAGAATGTGACCAAG GAGCACATCATGGAGATCTTCTCTACATACGGGAAGATCAAACTGATCGATATGCCACTAGACCGCTTCCACCCTCACTTGTCCAAAGGTTATGCCTACGTGGAGTTTGAGAACCCAGATGATACAGAGAAGGCTCTGAAGCATATGGATGGAG GTCAGATCGATGGTCAGGAAGTAACAGCGACTGCCGTGTTGGCTCCTCGGCCCAGACCTTTGCCTCGACGAATGACGCCTCCACGTAGAATGCCACCACCTCCTCCCATGTGGCGTAGAACTCCCCCACGAATGAGGAGAAG GTCCCGCTCGCCTCGCAGACGGTCACCAGTCCGCAGAAGGTCTCGGTCACGATCACCAGGACGCCGGCGTCACCGTAGCAgatccagctccaactcctcaCGATAA
- the rnps1 gene encoding RNA-binding protein with serine-rich domain 1 isoform X2 yields MAPSPTKRKEHTQEKSKDRTKEKSSIKESSEKERGRDKTRKRRSASTGSSSTSSSSSSGSSSTSASSSGSSSSSASSRSGSSSSSRSSSSSTSSGSPSPSRRRHTNRRRTRSKSKSPKRDDKERKKRSPTPRPTKVHIGRLTKNVTKEHIMEIFSTYGKIKLIDMPLDRFHPHLSKGYAYVEFENPDDTEKALKHMDGGQIDGQEVTATAVLAPRPRPLPRRMTPPRRMPPPPPMWRRTPPRMRRRSRSPRRRSPVRRRSRSRSPGRRRHRSRSSSNSSR; encoded by the exons AT GGCTCCGTCGCCGACCAAGCGTAAAGAACACACTCAAGAAAAATCCAAAGACAGGACCAAGGAAAAATCTAGTATCAAGGAGTCAAGTGAGAAAGAACGAGGTCGTGATAAGACCCGCAAAAGGAGAAGTGCCTCAACTGGGAGCAGCAGCACTAG ctccagctccagttcggGATCCAGTTCTACCTCTGCCTCCAGCAGTGGATCGAGCTCATCCTCTGCCTCTAGTCGCTCTGGAAGTTCTAGCAGTTCTCGTAGCTCCAGTTCCAGTACTTCCTCTGGATCTCCAAGTCCGTCCCGACGCAGGCATACCAACAGGAGGCGCACTCGTTCAAA ATCTAAATCACCAAAACGAGATgacaaggaaagaaagaaaagaagtcCAACTCCCAGGCCAACGAAAGTGCACATTGGCAGGCTGACAAAGAATGTGACCAAG GAGCACATCATGGAGATCTTCTCTACATACGGGAAGATCAAACTGATCGATATGCCACTAGACCGCTTCCACCCTCACTTGTCCAAAGGTTATGCCTACGTGGAGTTTGAGAACCCAGATGATACAGAGAAGGCTCTGAAGCATATGGATGGAG GTCAGATCGATGGTCAGGAAGTAACAGCGACTGCCGTGTTGGCTCCTCGGCCCAGACCTTTGCCTCGACGAATGACGCCTCCACGTAGAATGCCACCACCTCCTCCCATGTGGCGTAGAACTCCCCCACGAATGAGGAGAAG GTCCCGCTCGCCTCGCAGACGGTCACCAGTCCGCAGAAGGTCTCGGTCACGATCACCAGGACGCCGGCGTCACCGTAGCAgatccagctccaactcctcaCGATAA